In Citrus sinensis cultivar Valencia sweet orange chromosome 2, DVS_A1.0, whole genome shotgun sequence, a single genomic region encodes these proteins:
- the LOC102630295 gene encoding vacuolar protein sorting-associated protein 54, chloroplastic isoform X1 → MDSLPSHSGRSHVDSPTTTTKTPPSYAKSISDAGSQSLSSILNNPNVGKSGVYGSDASWVGWWSSSIAVSPLEFAPLIPKSTSELNRSDFQTYLSSISDSYHRFEDIRKHASKESVDVENIGGQGEALVACLREVPALYFKEDFSLSEGATFRAACPFSNVTENIVLQEKLSQYLDVVELHLVKEISLRSNSFFEAQGQLQDLNVKIVEGCSQIRELKETIRLLDTDLVDSARQIQELNATRSNLLALQQKLKLILDVNQALSTLKLLVASGDCAGALDVTDDLQHLLDGDELTGLHCFRHLRDHVAASIDSINSILSAEFMRAAIHDAGDTDVAIISKAKARASISLNGKDDEQVTVDDEETSNFRDHLLPLIIGLLRTAKLPSVLRIYRDTLTADMKMAIKTAVAELLPVLVARPLESDFSPGERAVDADGGGSSLASKLRSLSSESFVQLLGAIFTIVRAHLMRAAEVKKAIEWIMCNLDDHYAADSVAAAIAIGAAAAETAQDNHIQSGSLLPYSPLRSGAKIPSFQGKATDATSPSNMSKNFRADVLRENTEAVFAACDAAHGRWAKLLGVRVLLHPRLRLQEFLSIYNITQEFITATEKIGGRLGYSIRGTLQSQAKAFVDFQHESRMTKIKAVLDQETWVEVDVPDEFQAIVTSLVCSEAVVTGSTDDVQGNLMTNDNEVATSNNSTLQAQSGQESAQQQIDRTDSSEILEQNMAQIQPTSSTEGNERNKADASSSSVQSNNNNIERGKSTSQTLIYGGVGYHMVNCGLILLKMLSEYIDMNHFLPALSSEVVHRVVEILKFFNTRTCQLVLGAGAMQVSGLKSITAKHLALASQVISFTYAIIPAIRQILFQKVPETRKPLLLSEIDRVAQDYKVHRDEIHTKLIQIMRERLLHHLRQLPQIVETWNRPDDGDAQPSQFARSLTKEVSYLQRILSRTLHEVDVHAIFRQVVIIFHSIISESFSHLDISTPQAKERLYREIKHILACIRSLPSDKSSDSATPNWGQLDEFLEQRFGADAG, encoded by the exons ATGGATTCACTACCTTCCCATTCGGGAAGGTCACATGTTGATTCTCCAACCACTACTACCAAGACGCCGCCGTCTTACGCGAAATCAATCTCTGATGCCGGTAGCCAAAGCCTCTCTTCGATACTTAACAACCCTAACGTCGGCAAATCCGGCGTCTACGGGAGCGACGCCTCTTGGGTCGGCTGGTGGTCTTCCTCTATCGCCGTTTCCCCTCTCGAATTCGCGCCGTTGATTCCGAAATCCACCTCCGAACTCAATCGATCCGACTTCCAAACCTATTTGTCCTCCATATCCGATTCGTATCACCGATTCGAGGACATCCGAAAGCACGCCAGCAAAGAGAGCGTGGACGTTGAGAACATTGGGGGGCAAGGTGAGGCTTTAGTTGCGTGCTTACGCGAGGTCCCCGCACTTTATTTCAAAGAAGATTTCTCTCTATCAGAGGGTGCTACGTTTCGTGCGGCGTGCCCTTTCTCTAACGTGACTGAGAACATTGTCTTGCAAGAGAAGCTGTCACAGTACTTGGACGTTGTTGAGTTACATCTGGTGAAGGAGATTTCATTGCGATCAAATTCCTTTTTTGAGGCTCAGGGGCAGTTACAGGACTTGAATGTGAAGATTGTGGAGGGGTGTAGTCAGATACGGGAATTAAAGGAGACGATCAGGCTTTTGGATACTGATTTGGTGGATTCTGCACGTCAGATTCAGGAGTTAAATGCTACGAGGAGTAATTTATTGGCTCTGCAACAGAAATTGAAGCTTATTTTAGATGTTAATCAAGCTTTATCCACCCTTAAATTG CTTGTTGCATCTGGAGACTGTGCTGGAGCCTTGGATGTCACGGATGATTTGCAACATCTACTG gATGGGGATGAGCTCACTGGCTTACATTGCTTTCGTCATCTTCGGGATCATGTAGCAGCTTCAATAGATTCTATTAACAG caTTCTTTCAGCAGAGTTTATGCGTGCTGCAATACACGATGCTGGGGATACAGATGTGGCTATTATATCGAAAGCAAAAGCGAGGGCATCTATTTCTTTGAATGGAAAGGATGATGAA CAGGTTACAGTAGATGACGAAGAAACATCTAATTTCCGTGatcatcttcttcctctcATCATTGGGTTGCTCAGGACG gCTAAGCTCCCTTCTGTTTTGAGAATATATCGCGACACACTTACTGCTGATATGAAAATGGCTATTAAGACTGCCGTGGCAGAGCTCCTTCCTGTTCTTGTTGCTCGACCTCTGGAGTCAGATTTCTCACCTGGAGAACGTGCAGTGGATGCAGATG GTGGGGGCTCATCACTTGCGAGCAAGTTGAGAAGCCTGTCATCAGAAAGCTTTGTTCAACTATTGGGTGCTATCTTCACGATTGTGCGG GCTCATTTAATGCGGGCTGCTGAAGTGAAAAAGGCTATTGAGTGGATTATGTGCAACCTTGATGATCATTACGCTGCTGATTCAGTTGCTGCTGCAATTGCAATTGGTGCTGCAGCTGCAGAAACAGCACAGGACAATCATATTCAAAGTGGTTCGCTTCTGCCATATTCACCTTTAAGAAGTGGTGCAAAGATTCCTTCATTTCAGGGAAAAGCAACTGATGCAACAAGTCCCTCAAATATGTCCAAGAATTTCAG AGCCGATGTATTAAGAGAAAACACTGAAGCCGTTTTTGCTGCATGCGATGCTGCTCATGGAAGATGGGCAAAGCTTCTTGGGGTCCGTGTACTTCTGCATCCTAGGTTGAGGTTGCAGGAATTTTTAAGCATATACAATATCACACAAGAGTTTATAACCGCAACAGAGAAG ATTGGTGGAAGGTTGGGATATAGCATTCGTGGAACATTGCAGTCACAAGCCAAAGCCTTTGTTGACTTCCAGCATGAATCCCGA ATGACAAAAATTAAGGCAGTTCTTGACCAAGAAACATGGGTGGAAGTAGATGTTCCTGATGAGTTTCAGGCCATTGTTACTTCACTAGTTTGCTCTGAAGCAGTTGTTACGGGGAGTACAGATGATGTCCAAGGTAATTTGATGACGAACGACAATGAAGTGGCCACAAGCAACAATAGTACACTTCAAGCTCAAAGTGGACAAGAAAGTGCTCAACAGCAGATTGATCGGACAGACTCTAGCGAAATCCTTGAGCAAAATATGGCCCAAATACAACCTACATCTTCAACCGAgggaaatgaaagaaataaagcCGATGCTTCATCTTCCTCTGTCCAaagtaacaataataacattgaACGTGGAAAATCTACCTCTCAAACCCTTATCTATGGAGGTGTTGGTTATCACATGGTAAACTG TGGCTTAATATTGCTGAAGATGTTATCAGAGTACATTGATATGAATCATTTTTTGCCAGCTCTATCTTCGGAAGTTGTTCATCGTGTTGTggagatattaaaatttttcaataccAGGACTTGTCAGCTTGTTCTCGGTGCTGGTGCCATGCAG GTGTCTGGTTTGAAGTCCATTACTGCTAAACACCTGGCCTTGGCAAGTCAAGTAATCAGCTTCACATATGCAATTATTCCTG CAATCAGGCAAATTCTCTTTCAGAAAGTACCTGAGACACGAAAGCCATTGTTGCTATCAGAGATTGATCGAGTAGCTCAG GATTACAAGGTTCACCGAGATGAAATTCATACAAAGCTGATTCAAATAATGAGAGAAAGGCTGTTGCACCACCTGCGACAGTTGCCTCAGATAGTAGAGACCTGGAACAGACCAGATGATGGGGATGCACAACCCAGTCAATTTGCTCGATCGCTAACGAAG GAAGTGAGCTACCTTCAACGTATTTTATCTCGAACTTTACACGAGGTTGATGTTCATGCAATTTTCAG GCAAGTTGTCATAATCTTCCATTCAATAATTTCAGAGTCATTTTCTCACTTGGACATTAGTACTCCACAAGCAAAAGAGAG GTTGTATCGGGAAATTAAACACATTCTTGCATGCATTCGATCATTGCCCTCGGATAAGTCAAGCGATTCTGCAACCCCCAACTGGGGGCAGCTTGATGAATTCTTGGAACAAAGATTTGGAGCTGATGCTGGTTGA
- the LOC102630295 gene encoding vacuolar protein sorting-associated protein 54, chloroplastic isoform X3 produces MDSLPSHSGRSHVDSPTTTTKTPPSYAKSISDAGSQSLSSILNNPNVGKSGVYGSDASWVGWWSSSIAVSPLEFAPLIPKSTSELNRSDFQTYLSSISDSYHRFEDIRKHASKESVDVENIGGQGEALVACLREVPALYFKEDFSLSEGATFRAACPFSNVTENIVLQEKLSQYLDVVELHLVKEISLRSNSFFEAQGQLQDLNVKIVEGCSQIRELKETIRLLDTDLVDSARQIQELNATRSNLLALQQKLKLILDVNQALSTLKLLVASGDCAGALDVTDDLQHLLDGDELTGLHCFRHLRDHVAASIDSINSILSAEFMRAAIHDAGDTDVAIISKAKARASISLNGKDDEQVTVDDEETSNFRDHLLPLIIGLLRTAKLPSVLRIYRDTLTADMKMAIKTAVAELLPVLVARPLESDFSPGERAVDADGGGSSLASKLRSLSSESFVQLLGAIFTIVRAHLMRAAEVKKAIEWIMCNLDDHYAADSVAAAIAIGAAAAETAQDNHIQSGSLLPYSPLRSGAKIPSFQGKATDATSPSNMSKNFRADVLRENTEAVFAACDAAHGRWAKLLGVRVLLHPRLRLQEFLSIYNITQEFITATEKIGGRLGYSIRGTLQSQAKAFVDFQHESRMTKIKAVLDQETWVEVDVPDEFQAIVTSLVCSEAVVTGSTDDVQGNLMTNDNEVATSNNSTLQAQSGQESAQQQIDRTDSSEILEQNMAQIQPTSSTEGNERNKADASSSSVQSNNNNIERGKSTSQTLIYGGVGYHMVNCGLILLKMLSEYIDMNHFLPALSSEVVHRVVEILKFFNTRTCQLVLGAGAMQVSGLKSITAKHLALASQVISFTYAIIPGKFSFRKYLRHESHCCYQRLIE; encoded by the exons ATGGATTCACTACCTTCCCATTCGGGAAGGTCACATGTTGATTCTCCAACCACTACTACCAAGACGCCGCCGTCTTACGCGAAATCAATCTCTGATGCCGGTAGCCAAAGCCTCTCTTCGATACTTAACAACCCTAACGTCGGCAAATCCGGCGTCTACGGGAGCGACGCCTCTTGGGTCGGCTGGTGGTCTTCCTCTATCGCCGTTTCCCCTCTCGAATTCGCGCCGTTGATTCCGAAATCCACCTCCGAACTCAATCGATCCGACTTCCAAACCTATTTGTCCTCCATATCCGATTCGTATCACCGATTCGAGGACATCCGAAAGCACGCCAGCAAAGAGAGCGTGGACGTTGAGAACATTGGGGGGCAAGGTGAGGCTTTAGTTGCGTGCTTACGCGAGGTCCCCGCACTTTATTTCAAAGAAGATTTCTCTCTATCAGAGGGTGCTACGTTTCGTGCGGCGTGCCCTTTCTCTAACGTGACTGAGAACATTGTCTTGCAAGAGAAGCTGTCACAGTACTTGGACGTTGTTGAGTTACATCTGGTGAAGGAGATTTCATTGCGATCAAATTCCTTTTTTGAGGCTCAGGGGCAGTTACAGGACTTGAATGTGAAGATTGTGGAGGGGTGTAGTCAGATACGGGAATTAAAGGAGACGATCAGGCTTTTGGATACTGATTTGGTGGATTCTGCACGTCAGATTCAGGAGTTAAATGCTACGAGGAGTAATTTATTGGCTCTGCAACAGAAATTGAAGCTTATTTTAGATGTTAATCAAGCTTTATCCACCCTTAAATTG CTTGTTGCATCTGGAGACTGTGCTGGAGCCTTGGATGTCACGGATGATTTGCAACATCTACTG gATGGGGATGAGCTCACTGGCTTACATTGCTTTCGTCATCTTCGGGATCATGTAGCAGCTTCAATAGATTCTATTAACAG caTTCTTTCAGCAGAGTTTATGCGTGCTGCAATACACGATGCTGGGGATACAGATGTGGCTATTATATCGAAAGCAAAAGCGAGGGCATCTATTTCTTTGAATGGAAAGGATGATGAA CAGGTTACAGTAGATGACGAAGAAACATCTAATTTCCGTGatcatcttcttcctctcATCATTGGGTTGCTCAGGACG gCTAAGCTCCCTTCTGTTTTGAGAATATATCGCGACACACTTACTGCTGATATGAAAATGGCTATTAAGACTGCCGTGGCAGAGCTCCTTCCTGTTCTTGTTGCTCGACCTCTGGAGTCAGATTTCTCACCTGGAGAACGTGCAGTGGATGCAGATG GTGGGGGCTCATCACTTGCGAGCAAGTTGAGAAGCCTGTCATCAGAAAGCTTTGTTCAACTATTGGGTGCTATCTTCACGATTGTGCGG GCTCATTTAATGCGGGCTGCTGAAGTGAAAAAGGCTATTGAGTGGATTATGTGCAACCTTGATGATCATTACGCTGCTGATTCAGTTGCTGCTGCAATTGCAATTGGTGCTGCAGCTGCAGAAACAGCACAGGACAATCATATTCAAAGTGGTTCGCTTCTGCCATATTCACCTTTAAGAAGTGGTGCAAAGATTCCTTCATTTCAGGGAAAAGCAACTGATGCAACAAGTCCCTCAAATATGTCCAAGAATTTCAG AGCCGATGTATTAAGAGAAAACACTGAAGCCGTTTTTGCTGCATGCGATGCTGCTCATGGAAGATGGGCAAAGCTTCTTGGGGTCCGTGTACTTCTGCATCCTAGGTTGAGGTTGCAGGAATTTTTAAGCATATACAATATCACACAAGAGTTTATAACCGCAACAGAGAAG ATTGGTGGAAGGTTGGGATATAGCATTCGTGGAACATTGCAGTCACAAGCCAAAGCCTTTGTTGACTTCCAGCATGAATCCCGA ATGACAAAAATTAAGGCAGTTCTTGACCAAGAAACATGGGTGGAAGTAGATGTTCCTGATGAGTTTCAGGCCATTGTTACTTCACTAGTTTGCTCTGAAGCAGTTGTTACGGGGAGTACAGATGATGTCCAAGGTAATTTGATGACGAACGACAATGAAGTGGCCACAAGCAACAATAGTACACTTCAAGCTCAAAGTGGACAAGAAAGTGCTCAACAGCAGATTGATCGGACAGACTCTAGCGAAATCCTTGAGCAAAATATGGCCCAAATACAACCTACATCTTCAACCGAgggaaatgaaagaaataaagcCGATGCTTCATCTTCCTCTGTCCAaagtaacaataataacattgaACGTGGAAAATCTACCTCTCAAACCCTTATCTATGGAGGTGTTGGTTATCACATGGTAAACTG TGGCTTAATATTGCTGAAGATGTTATCAGAGTACATTGATATGAATCATTTTTTGCCAGCTCTATCTTCGGAAGTTGTTCATCGTGTTGTggagatattaaaatttttcaataccAGGACTTGTCAGCTTGTTCTCGGTGCTGGTGCCATGCAG GTGTCTGGTTTGAAGTCCATTACTGCTAAACACCTGGCCTTGGCAAGTCAAGTAATCAGCTTCACATATGCAATTATTCCTG GCAAATTCTCTTTCAGAAAGTACCTGAGACACGAAAGCCATTGTTGCTATCAGAGATTGATCGAGTAG
- the LOC102630295 gene encoding vacuolar protein sorting-associated protein 54, chloroplastic isoform X2, whose amino-acid sequence MDSLPSHSGRSHVDSPTTTTKTPPSYAKSISDAGSQSLSSILNNPNVGKSGVYGSDASWVGWWSSSIAVSPLEFAPLIPKSTSELNRSDFQTYLSSISDSYHRFEDIRKHASKESVDVENIGGQGEALVACLREVPALYFKEDFSLSEGATFRAACPFSNVTENIVLQEKLSQYLDVVELHLVKEISLRSNSFFEAQGQLQDLNVKIVEGCSQIRELKETIRLLDTDLVDSARQIQELNATRSNLLALQQKLKLILDVNQALSTLKLLVASGDCAGALDVTDDLQHLLDGDELTGLHCFRHLRDHVAASIDSINSILSAEFMRAAIHDAGDTDVAIISKAKARASISLNGKDDEVTVDDEETSNFRDHLLPLIIGLLRTAKLPSVLRIYRDTLTADMKMAIKTAVAELLPVLVARPLESDFSPGERAVDADGGGSSLASKLRSLSSESFVQLLGAIFTIVRAHLMRAAEVKKAIEWIMCNLDDHYAADSVAAAIAIGAAAAETAQDNHIQSGSLLPYSPLRSGAKIPSFQGKATDATSPSNMSKNFRADVLRENTEAVFAACDAAHGRWAKLLGVRVLLHPRLRLQEFLSIYNITQEFITATEKIGGRLGYSIRGTLQSQAKAFVDFQHESRMTKIKAVLDQETWVEVDVPDEFQAIVTSLVCSEAVVTGSTDDVQGNLMTNDNEVATSNNSTLQAQSGQESAQQQIDRTDSSEILEQNMAQIQPTSSTEGNERNKADASSSSVQSNNNNIERGKSTSQTLIYGGVGYHMVNCGLILLKMLSEYIDMNHFLPALSSEVVHRVVEILKFFNTRTCQLVLGAGAMQVSGLKSITAKHLALASQVISFTYAIIPAIRQILFQKVPETRKPLLLSEIDRVAQDYKVHRDEIHTKLIQIMRERLLHHLRQLPQIVETWNRPDDGDAQPSQFARSLTKEVSYLQRILSRTLHEVDVHAIFRQVVIIFHSIISESFSHLDISTPQAKERLYREIKHILACIRSLPSDKSSDSATPNWGQLDEFLEQRFGADAG is encoded by the exons ATGGATTCACTACCTTCCCATTCGGGAAGGTCACATGTTGATTCTCCAACCACTACTACCAAGACGCCGCCGTCTTACGCGAAATCAATCTCTGATGCCGGTAGCCAAAGCCTCTCTTCGATACTTAACAACCCTAACGTCGGCAAATCCGGCGTCTACGGGAGCGACGCCTCTTGGGTCGGCTGGTGGTCTTCCTCTATCGCCGTTTCCCCTCTCGAATTCGCGCCGTTGATTCCGAAATCCACCTCCGAACTCAATCGATCCGACTTCCAAACCTATTTGTCCTCCATATCCGATTCGTATCACCGATTCGAGGACATCCGAAAGCACGCCAGCAAAGAGAGCGTGGACGTTGAGAACATTGGGGGGCAAGGTGAGGCTTTAGTTGCGTGCTTACGCGAGGTCCCCGCACTTTATTTCAAAGAAGATTTCTCTCTATCAGAGGGTGCTACGTTTCGTGCGGCGTGCCCTTTCTCTAACGTGACTGAGAACATTGTCTTGCAAGAGAAGCTGTCACAGTACTTGGACGTTGTTGAGTTACATCTGGTGAAGGAGATTTCATTGCGATCAAATTCCTTTTTTGAGGCTCAGGGGCAGTTACAGGACTTGAATGTGAAGATTGTGGAGGGGTGTAGTCAGATACGGGAATTAAAGGAGACGATCAGGCTTTTGGATACTGATTTGGTGGATTCTGCACGTCAGATTCAGGAGTTAAATGCTACGAGGAGTAATTTATTGGCTCTGCAACAGAAATTGAAGCTTATTTTAGATGTTAATCAAGCTTTATCCACCCTTAAATTG CTTGTTGCATCTGGAGACTGTGCTGGAGCCTTGGATGTCACGGATGATTTGCAACATCTACTG gATGGGGATGAGCTCACTGGCTTACATTGCTTTCGTCATCTTCGGGATCATGTAGCAGCTTCAATAGATTCTATTAACAG caTTCTTTCAGCAGAGTTTATGCGTGCTGCAATACACGATGCTGGGGATACAGATGTGGCTATTATATCGAAAGCAAAAGCGAGGGCATCTATTTCTTTGAATGGAAAGGATGATGAA GTTACAGTAGATGACGAAGAAACATCTAATTTCCGTGatcatcttcttcctctcATCATTGGGTTGCTCAGGACG gCTAAGCTCCCTTCTGTTTTGAGAATATATCGCGACACACTTACTGCTGATATGAAAATGGCTATTAAGACTGCCGTGGCAGAGCTCCTTCCTGTTCTTGTTGCTCGACCTCTGGAGTCAGATTTCTCACCTGGAGAACGTGCAGTGGATGCAGATG GTGGGGGCTCATCACTTGCGAGCAAGTTGAGAAGCCTGTCATCAGAAAGCTTTGTTCAACTATTGGGTGCTATCTTCACGATTGTGCGG GCTCATTTAATGCGGGCTGCTGAAGTGAAAAAGGCTATTGAGTGGATTATGTGCAACCTTGATGATCATTACGCTGCTGATTCAGTTGCTGCTGCAATTGCAATTGGTGCTGCAGCTGCAGAAACAGCACAGGACAATCATATTCAAAGTGGTTCGCTTCTGCCATATTCACCTTTAAGAAGTGGTGCAAAGATTCCTTCATTTCAGGGAAAAGCAACTGATGCAACAAGTCCCTCAAATATGTCCAAGAATTTCAG AGCCGATGTATTAAGAGAAAACACTGAAGCCGTTTTTGCTGCATGCGATGCTGCTCATGGAAGATGGGCAAAGCTTCTTGGGGTCCGTGTACTTCTGCATCCTAGGTTGAGGTTGCAGGAATTTTTAAGCATATACAATATCACACAAGAGTTTATAACCGCAACAGAGAAG ATTGGTGGAAGGTTGGGATATAGCATTCGTGGAACATTGCAGTCACAAGCCAAAGCCTTTGTTGACTTCCAGCATGAATCCCGA ATGACAAAAATTAAGGCAGTTCTTGACCAAGAAACATGGGTGGAAGTAGATGTTCCTGATGAGTTTCAGGCCATTGTTACTTCACTAGTTTGCTCTGAAGCAGTTGTTACGGGGAGTACAGATGATGTCCAAGGTAATTTGATGACGAACGACAATGAAGTGGCCACAAGCAACAATAGTACACTTCAAGCTCAAAGTGGACAAGAAAGTGCTCAACAGCAGATTGATCGGACAGACTCTAGCGAAATCCTTGAGCAAAATATGGCCCAAATACAACCTACATCTTCAACCGAgggaaatgaaagaaataaagcCGATGCTTCATCTTCCTCTGTCCAaagtaacaataataacattgaACGTGGAAAATCTACCTCTCAAACCCTTATCTATGGAGGTGTTGGTTATCACATGGTAAACTG TGGCTTAATATTGCTGAAGATGTTATCAGAGTACATTGATATGAATCATTTTTTGCCAGCTCTATCTTCGGAAGTTGTTCATCGTGTTGTggagatattaaaatttttcaataccAGGACTTGTCAGCTTGTTCTCGGTGCTGGTGCCATGCAG GTGTCTGGTTTGAAGTCCATTACTGCTAAACACCTGGCCTTGGCAAGTCAAGTAATCAGCTTCACATATGCAATTATTCCTG CAATCAGGCAAATTCTCTTTCAGAAAGTACCTGAGACACGAAAGCCATTGTTGCTATCAGAGATTGATCGAGTAGCTCAG GATTACAAGGTTCACCGAGATGAAATTCATACAAAGCTGATTCAAATAATGAGAGAAAGGCTGTTGCACCACCTGCGACAGTTGCCTCAGATAGTAGAGACCTGGAACAGACCAGATGATGGGGATGCACAACCCAGTCAATTTGCTCGATCGCTAACGAAG GAAGTGAGCTACCTTCAACGTATTTTATCTCGAACTTTACACGAGGTTGATGTTCATGCAATTTTCAG GCAAGTTGTCATAATCTTCCATTCAATAATTTCAGAGTCATTTTCTCACTTGGACATTAGTACTCCACAAGCAAAAGAGAG GTTGTATCGGGAAATTAAACACATTCTTGCATGCATTCGATCATTGCCCTCGGATAAGTCAAGCGATTCTGCAACCCCCAACTGGGGGCAGCTTGATGAATTCTTGGAACAAAGATTTGGAGCTGATGCTGGTTGA
- the LOC127900346 gene encoding G-type lectin S-receptor-like serine/threonine-protein kinase LECRK2 produces MSPEWQNSGLITVKSDVYSFGVVLLEIVRCRTNFEVNVSTADVVLLSTWVYNCFIAKELNKLVGEDEEGDLRTLETMVRVGLLCIQDKPNLRPSTKNVILMLEGTMEIPVVPFPILSNFSSNSQTLDGTKRSITSGCELCRFVSSISRTSFGYQRYQC; encoded by the coding sequence ATGTCCCCTGAATGGCAAAACAGTGGCCTAATAACTGTGAAATCTGATGTTTATAGTTTTGGAGTTGTGTTGTTGGAGATTGTACGCTGCAGAACCAATTTTGAAGTGAATGTTTCAACTGCAGATGTAGTACTTCTCTCAACTTGGGTGTACAATTGTTTTATCGCCAAAGAGTTAAACAAGCTTGTTGGAGAAGACGAAGAAGGAGACTTGAGAACACTGGAAACGATGGTGAGAGTTGGGCTTTTGTGCATCCAAGATAAGCCAAATCTTCGTCCTTCCACGAAAAATGTGATCTTGATGCTGGAAGGAACCATGGAGATACCAGTTGTTCCATTTCCAATTCTTTCCAACTTCAGTAGTAATTCTCAAACACTGGACGGAACAAAACGAAGCATTACCTCAGGCTGTGAACTTTGCCGCTTCGTGAGTTCAATTTCCCGAACAAGTTTCGGCTACCAGCGTTACCAGTGTTGA
- the LOC102629999 gene encoding coatomer subunit epsilon-1 yields MAAAAAPDHLFNLRNNFYLGAYQAAINNSDLTNLPPDDAVERDCLVYRSYIALGSYQLVISEIDESAATPLQAVKLLALYLSSPDNKESTISSLKEWLSDPAIGSNATLRLIAGIIFMHEEDYNEALKHTNAGGTMELHALNVQIFLKMHRSDYAERQLRAMQQIDEDHTLTQLANAWLNLAVGGSKIQEAYLIFQDFSEKYPMTGLILNGKAVCCMHMGNFDEAEGLLLDALNKDAKDPETLANLVVCSLHQGKSTSRYLNQLKLTHPDHMLVKRASSGDESFERALQSVA; encoded by the exons ATGGCAGCGGCAGCAGCACCAGATCACTTGTTCAATCTGAGAAACAACTTCTACTTGGGGGCGTATCAGGCCGCTATCAACAACAGCGACCTCACCAATCTTCCACCAGACGACGCCGTTGAGCGTGACTGCCTCGTCTACCGCTCTTACATTGCCCTTGGCAGTTACCAG CTTGTGATCAGTGAGATCGATGAGTCGGCTGCTACTCCTCTCCAAGCCGTGAAGTTGCTTGCTCTCTATCTCTCTAGCCCTGACAACAAG GAATCAacaatttcaagtttaaaaGAGTGGTTGTCAGATCCAGCCATTGGGAGCAATGCGACATTACGCTTGATTGCTGGTATCATATTCATGCATGAAGAGGATTATAATGAGGCACTCAAACACACCAATGCTGGAGGGACCATGGAATT ACATGCATTGAATGTCCAAATATTCCTTAAGATGCACAGGTCTGACTATGCAGAGAGACAGCTGAGGGCCATGCAACAGATTGATGAGGACCACACCCTAACTCAACTTGCAAATGCTTGGTTGAATTTGGCAGTG GGTGGTTCCAAGATACAGGAAGCATATCTCATCTTTCAAGATTTCTCTGAGAAGTATCCAATGACAGGGTTGATCTTGAATGGAAAGGCTGTTTGCTGCATGCATATGGGGAACTTTGATGAAGCTGAAGGATTGTTGCTTGATGCACTCAACAAG GATGCTAAAGATCCAGAAACTCTTGCCAACCTGGTTGTATGCAGTCTTCACCAAGGAAAATCAACTTCACGTTACCTCAA CCAGTTGAAGCTTACACACCCAGACCACATGCTTGTCAAGCGTGCTTCATCCGGAGATGAGAGCTTTGAAAGAGCACTTCAATCTGTTGCCTGA